From Synchiropus splendidus isolate RoL2022-P1 chromosome 10, RoL_Sspl_1.0, whole genome shotgun sequence, the proteins below share one genomic window:
- the LOC128766303 gene encoding neoverrucotoxin subunit alpha-like, which produces MVELVTEDQEYLDHPDRFERCPQVMSRDAVTGPCYWEVEWRGRVSVAVTLRRDGKKEDESEFGQNRYSWSLSCDDAGYKFCHNKRETAIESSEVSHRVAVLLNAPAGFLEVYRVSSGVRTPLYTLFTSTEPLHLGFGLREAPGSSPAVVTAEGRVLMLGSSDITLVTEQQQTVLE; this is translated from the exons atggtggAGCTAGTGACGGAGGATCAGGAGTATCTGGACCATCCCGACAGGTTTGAGCggtgtcctcaggtgatgaGCAGAGATGCTGTGACTGGTCcctgttactgggaggtggagtggagaggaagagtttctgtggccgtgactctcaggagagacggaaagaaagaagatgagtctgagtttggacagaaccgttattcctggagtctgagctgtGATGATGCTGGATATAAATTCTGTCACAATAAGAGAGAAACTGCCATCGAGAGCTCAGAAGTCTCTCACAGAGTTGCAGTGTTGCTGAACGCACCTGCTGGATTTTTGGAAGTCTACAgagtctcctctggagtcaGGACCCCCCTCTACACCTTATTCACCTCCACTGAACCTTTGCACCTGGGATTTGGACTCAGAGAGGCTCCTggttcctca CCTGCTGTAGTCACAGCAGAGGGAAGAGTTCTCATGCTGGGAAGTTCGGACATCACGCTGgtgactgagcagcagcagacggtGTTGGAGTGA